In Phaseolus vulgaris cultivar G19833 chromosome 10, P. vulgaris v2.0, whole genome shotgun sequence, a single genomic region encodes these proteins:
- the LOC137817885 gene encoding uncharacterized protein translates to MITLAGAALELFVSLLNGHITTFDQFATLFREQYLINRAPPRISYAVFDIKQYQGESLKEFLNRFGVQVVRLKPTNEAMTVHAFTKGMLPVRFSESLLRYYPKMFCEIRRRAMAHIAAEKRVTEKRGFVGPIQPRTAGRPQPMRVHERRKARESNNLTRSPGPKNTREETRSPSTIFVLKVPTKTDKRFVHNKNAWCEFHHAYGHPIRNCLSLGHQLDELVKSGFLKDYLLESQEDKTLVVAGIVQGHEVPISGEINTISGGFSRGGCIASQQKKYAREVIATEVQEADHTPNVDLVFTKVDRQDVIPHGNDPVVISVVTAGRRVHRVLVDQGSSTNVMFWSTFNKLQLYLDQLRPYTGCLYGFIRDQVEMRGHILLRTTLTDGTTSRTENIRYLVVNAPLACNIILGRLALNRIGTVASTRHMKMKLPSLEGTVITIKSD, encoded by the exons ATGATCACGTTGGCAGGCGCAGCATTGGAATTGTTCGTCAGTCTCCTTAACGGACACATCACCACCTTCGACCAATTTGCAACGTTGTTCAGAGAACAGTATCTTATCAACAGGGCTCCCCCTCGAATCTCTTATGCTGTCTTTGACATAaagcagtaccagggagagtcatTGAAAGAGTTCTTGAATAGGTTTGGAGTCCAGGTGGTAAGGTTGAAACCCACAAATGAGGCCATGACGGTGCACGCCTTCACTAAGGGAATGCTACCAGTACGCTTCAGTGAATCGCTGCTTAGATACTATCCGAAGATGTTTTGCGAGATCAGGCGTCGGGCTATGGCGCACATCGCCGCGGAAAAGCGAGTTACAGAGAAACGTGGCTTCGTCGGTCCTATCCAACCTCGAACAGCAGGTCGACCTCAAcccatgagggtgcatgagAGAAGAAAAGCCCGGGAAAGCAACAACCTTACAAGAAGCCCCGGACCAAAGAACACGCGCGAAGAGACCCGCTCTCCAAGCACAATTTTCGT ACTAAAGGTGCCCACGAAGACCGACAAAAGGTTTGTGCACAACAAAaacgcttggtgtgagttccaccacgCATATGGCCACCCCATACGCAACTGCTTGTCACTAGGGCACCAGTTGGACGAGCTTGTGAAGAGCGGCTTCTTGAAGGACTATCTACTAGAGTCGCAGGAGGATAAGACGTTAGTGGTCGCGGGAATAGTtcaggggcacgaggtgcccatttCTGGCGAGATTAACACCATCTCTGGAGGATTTTCAAGAGGAGGATGCATCGCCTCCCAGcagaagaagtacgcgcgagaGGTGATAGCGACAGAGGTACAAGAGGCAGATCATACTCCCAACgtcgacctcgtcttcaccaaggTCGACCGCCAGGACGTCATTCCGCATGGCAATGACCCGGTGGTGATTTCGGTAGTGACGGCAGGGAGGAGGGTGCATCGCGTcctcgtggaccagggaagttcgaccaatgtgatgttctggtcgaccttcaacaagttgcagttgtaCCTAGACCAATTGAGGCCTTATACTGGTTGCTTGTATGGTTTCATTAGAGACCAGGTGGAAATGCGTGGACACATATTATTGAGGACGACCTTGACAGATGGCACAACTTCACGCACTGAAaacatcaggtaccttgttgttAACGCTCCGTTAGCTTGTAATATAATTTTGGGCAGACTTGCTTTGAACAGGATTGGAACGGTGGCCTctacaaggcacatgaagatgaagctgccttcCCTCGAGGGTacggtgatcaccatcaagtctgaTTAG
- the LOC137817886 gene encoding uncharacterized protein: MDIVLVSMIRWNVQAYVDDMVVTSQQREQHVADLEELFTTIAKYRLKLNPENKEEHYLSEGGATIDKAHDRSVQICIGGRRKGHPYFQCLKRNSRIVWTRECEEAFLKLKEYLASPPVLCKPQLGTPLRLYFAVTEKAISSVLVQD, encoded by the exons ATGGACATAGTGCTAGTGTCCATGATAAGGTGGAACGTCCAagcgtatgtggatgacatggtggtcacctcccagcaAAGGGAGCAACATGTAGCAGACctagaagagctattcaccacaataGCTAAATACCGGTTAAAGCTGAACCCGGAAAA CAAAGAGGAGCATTATCtcagtgaaggaggtgcaacaattGACAAGGCGCATGACCGCTCTGTCCAGATTTGTATCGGCGGGAGGAGAAAAGGGCATCCTTATTTCCAATGCCTGAAGAGGAATAGCAGAATCGTATGGACCAGGGAGTGCGAAGAGGCATTCCTAAAACTAAAGGAGTACTTGGCCAGTCCAccagtgttgtgcaagccacagCTGGGTACTCCACTTCGCCTGTACTTCGCAGTAACAGAAAAGGCGATTAGTTCGGTCCTGGTACAAGACTAG
- the LOC137817888 gene encoding uncharacterized protein: MIVYAFRKGVCPRSFSKSLNRSRPKTFAEVRRRVVEHIASEGEAYEKCTTAAPARPRVQIRTQPARVHEAATEKRNLDKKRTYETRRAQPRGRAEERREGNRPLRHNFVVELKDLIVVPNITDKLRPPVKSDKIQGPHKESWCEFHEAFGHHINNCLALGYQLDELVKNGFLKDYLAGSTTTAVPATLEEGQAHEVPTHGEVHTISGGFSGGGPTASQRKKYVTSVSSVAEEFPDDPWESDLVFTRADLRDVVPHDNDPVVISVVTAGRKVHRVLVD; this comes from the coding sequence atgatcgtgtacgcatttagAAAGGGGGTGTGTCCTAGATCTTTTAGCAAATCGCTCAACCGCAGCCGCCCCAAAACTTTTGCTGAAGTGAGGCGTCGGGTGGTAGAGCACATTGCCTCGGAGGGCGAGGcatacgagaagtgcacgactGCTGCACCTGCGCGACCAAGGGTGCAGATACGCACACAACCCGCTAGGGTCCACGAAGCTGCCACAGAGAAAAGGAACCTAGACAAGAAGCGCACTTACGAGACAAGGAGGGCCCAGCCAAGGGGGCGAGCCGAAGAAAGGAGAGAAGGAAATAGACCActaaggcacaactttgtggtggaactcaaagacctcatcgttgtgcccaacataacTGACAAGTTGAGGCCACCAGTGAAGTCTGACAAAATTCAGGGGCCTCAcaaggaatcatggtgcgaattccacgaggcgtttgggcaccatattaacaactgcttgGCGCTGGGCTATCAATTagatgagcttgtgaagaatggtttcttgAAAGATTATCTCGCTGGGTCCACCACGACCGCAGTCCCGGCGACGCTAGAGGAAGGTCAAGCGCATGAAGTCCCAACTCAcggagaagtgcacaccatctctggcggcttttctggaggagggcccactgcctctcaacggAAGAAATATGTGACGTCAGTGAGTTCGGTTGCAGAGGAATTTCCAGACGACCCATGGGAGTCAGATCTCGttttcacaagggctgacctgcgggatgtggtcccgcacgacaatgacccagtggtcatttcagtagtcacggcaggaaggaaggtgcatAGGGTCCTCGTCGACTAG
- the LOC137817889 gene encoding uncharacterized protein has protein sequence MFWSTFNKLQLSPDLLRPYTGCLYGFADNPVEVRGYLELRTTFTDGAASRTENIRYLVVNANSAYNILLGRPALNRLRAVSSTRHMKMKLPDLSGKVIVIKSDQEEARRLLSQGEQEEVAAVISRHLDAFVWTAADMPGIDPDFLCHHLTMDAKVRPVRQRRRKFNSERCLIVKEETQKLLSAGHIREIQYPEWLANVVLVKKANGKWRMCVDLTNLNKACPKDSYPLPNIDALVDSASGCKMLSF, from the exons atgttttggtcaactttcaacaagctacagttgtcccccgatcttttgagaccctatactggatgcttgtatggaTTTGCTGATAATCCAGTAGAGGTACGAGGCTACTTGgagttgaggacaacgttcactgatggagcaGCATCACGCACCGAGAacatccggtacttggtggtcaacgccaactcagcctacaacattttgttaggCAGACCTGCCTTGAACAGATTGAGGGCGGtgtcctccacgcgccacatgaagatgaagctaccagatCTTAGTGGTAAGGTAATTGTGATCAAGTCAGATCAAGAAGAGGCCC GACGCTTGCTGAGCCAAGGAGAACAAGAAGAGGTAGCTGCAGTAATCTCACGCCACCTAGATGCTTTCGTGTGGACTGCGGCGGATATGCCAGGTATTGACccagattttttgtgccaccatctcaccatggacgcaaaggttcgccctgtgagacaaagaaggaggaagttcaactcAGAGCGATGCCTCATTGTGAAGGAGGAAACACAGAAGCTGCTCAGCGCCggacacatcagggagatacaataccctgagtggttagccAACGTAGTTCTAgtaaagaaggcgaatgggaagtggaggatgtgcgttgacttaacaaatctgaacaaggcatgccccaaggACTCGTACCCATTACCCAACATCGATGCATTAGTGGATAGCGCCTCGGGTTGCAAGATGCTAAGTTTCTAg